DNA from Mucilaginibacter mallensis:
TAGCATCTGATGCTTCAACCACTTTACCAAACGTAGCTTTTAAAAATACCGATGGCACCAAGGTGCTTATCGTGTTAAACAATACTAACGGTTCACAAACATTCAACATTAAATTCAACTCAAAAACAGTAACCAGTACTTTGAACTACGGCGCCGTAGCAACATATGTGTGGTAATTTAAAATCTATATCCTAAATGAATACTAAACTGAAATTCCCCTTATTTTGCTACATAATCTGTTCTGTTTCAATTTTTTCTGCAAAAGCGCAGTCTGCTTATACTGATGCGCAAATAGCTTTCAAAAGTGATAGTCTTATTAAATTAATGACCCTTGAAGAAAAGGTGAACATGATACACGCCAGTTCATCATTTACTTCAGGCGGTGTGCCGCGTTTAGGTATCCCCGAGATGGTAACTTCTGATGGCCCTCATGGCGTGCGCCTTGAGCATGGCAGGGGATGGAACGCTCAAAAAGGCGTATTAGATTCCGGAACCTATTTGCCAACAGGTATATGCCTGGCTTCAACATGGAATCCAGCATTAGGTTTCGCTTTTGGTTCAGTTTTAGGCAGCGAAGCAAATTTCAGGGGCAAGGATGTGATCCTGGGCCCGGGTATAAATATCATGCGTTCACCATTGAACGGCCGCAACTTTGAATACCTGAGCGAAGACCCTTACCTGGTATCAAAAATGGTAGTTGGTTATATAAAAGGCGTACAGGCTCAGGGTATATCGGCCTGTGTAAAACACTTCGCCGGTAATAACCAGGAAACCAACCGCGGCTCAATTGATGTGCAAATGAGCGAGCGTGCCTTGCGGGAGATTTATCTGCCCGGTTTTAAAGCTGCTATACAAGAGGGTGGCGTTTATACCTTAATGGGCTCATACAATAAATTCAGGGGCCAGTGGGCTACACAAAATAACTATCTGATAAACCAGATCCTGAAAAAAGAATGGGGTTTTAAAGGTGCGGTGATCAGCGACTGGGGTGCTGTACACAGCACTGCACAAGCTATGTGGAATGGTACCGACCTTGAAATGGGTACTGATCTGGACATGGGCCCGCATCCAAACTATGGTAAATTCTTTTTGGGCGATACTGTTGTTACACTGGTTAAAACAGGTAAAATGCCGGTAAGCCTTGTTGATGACAAAGTTAGGCGCTTGCTATACGTAATGTACAAAACCAATATGCTTGGCGGCGGCAAACGCATGAAAGGCGAATACAATACTGCCGCTCACCAGGCAACCGCGCAAAAAGTTGCTGAAGAGGGTATCGTATTGCTAAAAAACGAAGACAAGATTTTACCGCTAAAATCAGATATTAAATCAATTGCTGTAATAGGTTATAATGCCGACCGGAAACAAGCAATGGGCGGTGGAAGCTCGCAGATCAAGGCATTTTTTGAAGTAACTCCATTACAGGGCTTACAGAATATCGCAGGTAAAAAAGTTAAGATCACTTATACCAAAGGCTATAACATTGCAAGGGGCGCAGGTGCCGATGCGGATATGATAAAGCAAGCGGTGCAAGCTGCTTCAAAGGCTGATGTTGCTGTAATAGTAGGCGGGTGGACACATGGTTACGATTATAATGTATGGTCGGACAATGCTTATGATACCGAAGGTTTTGATAAAACAGACATGCAAATGCCTTTTGGTCAAAATGAATTGATAAAAGCTGTTTTAGCGGCAAACCCTCGTACAGTAGTTGTGCTGATGGGCGGCGGCCCGATGGATGTAACCCAATGGGTTG
Protein-coding regions in this window:
- a CDS encoding glycoside hydrolase family 3 C-terminal domain-containing protein; protein product: MTLEEKVNMIHASSSFTSGGVPRLGIPEMVTSDGPHGVRLEHGRGWNAQKGVLDSGTYLPTGICLASTWNPALGFAFGSVLGSEANFRGKDVILGPGINIMRSPLNGRNFEYLSEDPYLVSKMVVGYIKGVQAQGISACVKHFAGNNQETNRGSIDVQMSERALREIYLPGFKAAIQEGGVYTLMGSYNKFRGQWATQNNYLINQILKKEWGFKGAVISDWGAVHSTAQAMWNGTDLEMGTDLDMGPHPNYGKFFLGDTVVTLVKTGKMPVSLVDDKVRRLLYVMYKTNMLGGGKRMKGEYNTAAHQATAQKVAEEGIVLLKNEDKILPLKSDIKSIAVIGYNADRKQAMGGGSSQIKAFFEVTPLQGLQNIAGKKVKITYTKGYNIARGAGADADMIKQAVQAASKADVAVIVGGWTHGYDYNVWSDNAYDTEGFDKTDMQMPFGQNELIKAVLAANPRTVVVLMGGGPMDVTQWVGDAKGVIQAWYPGMEGGNALAKIIFGQVNPSGKLPVSFPKKLEDAPAIKLGQYPGDGVTVNYFDDIYVGYRYFDTYKVEPQFAFGYGLSYTTFKYSDLHVQTGDKTATVTFKIKNTGAVAGAEVAQLYVKQEKLNLPRPEKELKGFDKVYLQAGEEKTVTLTLNEDAFKYFNDVKNQWEMDPGVFDFIVGSSSRDIRLTGTGTL